In Geminocystis sp. NIES-3708, a single window of DNA contains:
- a CDS encoding type II toxin-antitoxin system HicB family antitoxin, translated as MIKIQAIIHEAEGCGYLAEVPSLPGCLTEADTMEELENNLREAIELYLRAIPNQQDSSDKILELIL; from the coding sequence ATGATAAAAATTCAAGCAATTATACATGAAGCGGAAGGATGTGGATATTTGGCAGAAGTACCATCACTACCCGGTTGCCTCACAGAAGCTGATACAATGGAGGAATTAGAGAATAATCTTAGGGAGGCTATAGAACTATATTTAAGAGCAATTCCTAATCAACAAGATTCATCTGATAAGATATTAGAACTAATTTTATGA